The Clupea harengus chromosome 13, Ch_v2.0.2, whole genome shotgun sequence DNA window AATACACACTAGAGGTGAattcatcttcttcatcatcgtcttcctcctccGTATCATCTTTGTAGAGAATGGGCCCATCGGAGTCAGAGTCTGTAGATTGGCTGTCTCTGTGGTTGTTGGGGATGACCGTAACTTCAGGGTTGTCCACATTCACTGCCTGGGGTCTCTGGTCCTCCTCACAACTTCTAAGAAAGACAACACGGGACTTAAGTCTTGTAAATATTTTTGGTAAATATGAAATGGAGACTCATGTTGGGAGATTAGACCAAATGAGGTACACTCTGAACTAATGCCCAAACAATATCTTGTAATAGGTAAATACATGGAACTAGCAACTAGTGAGCTGACTCAGAAGTCATGTTGAAGTGCTTCACCAACAGTAaaatattaacacaagttcactTTAAGGAATTTAAATCAAGTCAAGCATGATTTACGCTACAACAGAATTACAACAGAACGCCTTTTCAAATCTAATATGAGCCGCAATCTTTAAAATTCAGCCAAGGGGAGGAATTCATCCATGTTGCTCAAAACCGGGAGAAAGCTACGACAAATAAGTAGTGCCTTTCTAAAGAATGTACAATGATGCTTACTGGAAAAGGGGAAAACTTATGAGAAGTGAGAACTGTGAATTGTGCAAGATCACTGACATTGTGATTCACCAATGCCGAGACCTTTCGTTTTAATCAGTGACCACTAGAGGTAATTAACAATTAGAAATCACACTCTCTGGAAGAATTGCTTGTAATGGGATATCTAATGCAGTGTgattatgatttatttattcatgggAAACCTGTCAGCTCAGTTTAGATATCTAGTGCTACATATCTGCAACTAAATAATGTCGTCTCTGGTAACATTAAAAACATCTTCGGAGCTGTCATTAAACGTGCTAAAAAGTACAAAAGTGCAGAAAACTGCAAAGCATAGTTGTTTAAGATCACACATCCACCCCCTGTCATATTCCTATTCAATTTCAGTCCATATCTTTCATCAACTGTTTTCATaaacagggagagaaatgtGGGCTCTGAACACTCTCAAAGCTCAACACTCAAAGGAAATCTCTCTGCTCAAGAAAGAGACAGCCCAGTCTAAATCCTAACTCAGTAGGGCAGCCTTTGGTCTTCTCTACAGAGATGCCACAGATTACAGAAAAATATTATTGTGGGGCAACTTCATTTCATGACGTTCACTGACAAATATCAGGCGTCAGAGAGAGTAATGTACATTTTGGTTTAATGCCAGTTTAGGTTTAATCAGCACCTGTGGATATTTCATGGCAAAAAATGGCACTGTCTGCCTGCTCATGACTGGAGAGGCCAACAAGACCTGGGACCCAAcagaaaataatgaaaataaaccATTTCTGTAACTTTAACAATCATGGGATGATCAATCTTTAAAAATCCAAGAATCTTGAATCTGAAAAAAATTGCCCTAAAAGCAAGGCACAGGCTTcagctgtaaaaaaaatcaaactttGTCCTGGAATGCGCAGTCCATCATCATTGTGTCCAGTTGCTATTGCTGCAGACCCATAATTATTCACTTTAGAGTGTAATATGGttgtacaaaaaagaaaacagtatcTGATGTCTAGAAATTCCTGCTGGTACACATTTGGTGTCCATGATACTATTAGGTCTTCTCAAATCCCAAATCCATCCACCACACATTGATCTTGATTATACATTACTGCAGCTCTTTCAGTTGTGTTATTGTTTGTCCCCTTGTAGCAGATGCAGAGGTTGTCAACTTAAAGACTACAACAAATATTTGGTCTTATAGCACTCACTATGCTATTGATTTTAATACTACAGAGAGCAAGCTTCCCAGAGGGACTATAGTTTTGCCAGTGTGAATTTCGAAGTGTTGTTCCTATTTGAATTTCAAACTATTGGACAAAGCTGGCGATGAAAATGGGTAAATGTCCTCTGAAAGTCATTTGATGTAGGTCCTTTGAAATGCCATATCTCCATGTAGAAAACCTATATCGAACCAGTAAGAACCAGTACAAACAGTTCATAAGCACAGGGCATTTTTAGCAATAAAATCCTCTTGTGCCCTAGCATTAGAATTGTTTCCTACCCATATAGGATTATGGCCATTAAGATCACTTATAAGGATGTATGGGGATGGTAACTGACCAAAGTCTTGCAGTGTCACATACACATTAGGTGGTATGTAAATACAGCACAAAGTTATGGCTTTATGGAAAGTTAGGCGAACTGCCAGTGCTTGTAAATTGGAATTTAATGCTGATCCACCAGATAATATTTCAGAGACACAGGACTGTTTGTTAACAGGTGAGTCTcctaaacagaacgtaaaaggATTAACAGTAGCAGCCAAACGCTGCATTTCAGAAAAATGGGCTTTCAAACAACGGCAATTCCACTGAATCTGACAACAGAAGCTCTAAAATGATGAACCTCTGCCAATTATTGCTGGGGAGTCATCCAGACAGTTTTTGAACCAGCATCCAAATCTTATTCCATTCCTTATTCTTATTCCTTATTGTTTGTTAGCCATTTTTGTGGAATTTGATTCATCATCCCTGCTTCTCACTCACCTTGGAGCCCAACAAGGGGATGCATGAGGGATTGACCGCTGCAAAGAATTAATGactgctgccattggcaatgggTGTTGagcttctaattcacatatttcatataaTTCTGCAAGTAGTCCATTGACTTCTCGTAACGAAAATTAATTGTAACTGTAGTGCGGAGGGGTCTTGTTTTGTCCTGGCATTATCCTTTATATGTTTCATCTTTGCTTTATTAGCCTTTTTACACAATATATATGAAAACATCAGTAAAGTGTTCTGGTCTAAAATTTGCAAACTAACTACCTAAAggcatacaaatacaaacaacagcacagttggcactgatgaaagattgctagcatgctaactggtgtctttacAATGCAGTTGGTGATGTCTTGCTGcctttcttacattttcactggGTGGTGAGTCCCAGATCACAGAACACATAGTGctgggtggctagtgggaatgacaggtgtgtttatctgtccttcgcATGACCtcataccatcaaaatgaatataAAGGTTATACTAAAATTAGTTGTCTATAAAAGGATACCTCAACGGTAGCACACTGCAGAAGAAAGTGGCAAATTGGGTCTCTTTCTTTCAGATAGTTTAAAACCTAGGGTTAGTGTTTGGCAGCAAATAAGGTCCACTGTGGGGACTTCCTAATAAGATCAAAACTGAAACCTGGCTTACCCTTGTTTGTCTGGTGTGTGGTTAGTGGCATTCTCAGGGAAGCCATTTTGTTTATTGGCTACTGGTTCCTCCATGCAATCAGAGAAAGTCTCATTCTGAGGTTCCGTGAAAGACGTTTCCTCTGTGACATGACCGACCGTCTTCTGTTCAGGTTCCGTTGTAGTCAACGTCTCTCCCTTCTTATCCACTCCTCCAACCTCTGTAATACTGGGCTGAGGACGTCCTTCATCTGCACTGGAGGACACCTGCTTTTGGTCACTTTTTCCAGTCCCAGAGCCCTCAGAGGCTGAGCTCTCCGTTTCAATTGAGGCCTTAGGCGCTCTGGGTGATCGAGAGGGCTCATTTTTCTTGCCAGATCTACTCTCAGCTGTTCTGGATTGTTCTGCTCCTCTGTCTTTAGCAGTCTTTGCCTTGGCAGTTAATGAAGACGAATGAGAGGGCTGAGAGCTGCCTTTGGATGTGGCCGCTGTCTTCCTTTGATTGGCTGACTTGGCTAAAAAACAAAATTGGATAAAAGTTTGAGTTAGAACATAAAAagaaatgtgttagaactgatGCTCAAAGGGCAGACcaagggggagagacaggagaggactATACCATACAGCCAAAGAAAGAGCTAGAAACCCAGCTGGAGTTTGAGCCACTACAGTTTGAGGAAATACAAAACAGTATTATGACATCCAACAAGGAATATGTCAACAGCAATTGGTTTTATTAGTGTATCCCTTGGCAATAAAATAGGATTGAGGATTCTACTGGGGCAAAAtaaccacacatgcacaaaatcaGTAACAGTAAGACAGTAAACGTTTTGGTTTTATTCTCACGTTCTTTTTTCAACAGTTTTTAATCTGAACAGGAAGGGCCACACCACCGGAAGTACAGAGAACCCAAGCTGGGTAAACGAAGCATGAAGCAAGTCCACATAAAGATACCATGCAGTCGACCAAACACAGGGGAGAAATCATatcaaggagagagaaaaatcttAGAGGATCttagaggggggagggaggcaggccAACGATTTGTCAAGTAAAATTAAATCTGCAAAAAGGAGAAGTATGAAAAGCTCTGgtgtaaactcagctgtcacAGTACAGTTCACTGTTTCTCCACATCCGTTCCGGGACCTCCTTAAAGGGCTAGCCCAAAGCTGAGTTCCATGGATTTCTTTCAGATACTTTTGGTTTGTGAGGGCAATGAACAGATGACCCTTCAGGCTACTCAACATACCATCaactaataataacaaaataaatgtgcaaAGGAGGGAAAGTGATATCTTCAGTAACCACCCAAATATCTCAAGGCAATGTTGAAGAGGGTTACACCTGTAGAACTGAATAGCATATTTAAAAACTTTAGACAGCAGCACAAAGACTAATCCAACCAATGTTATCCTGATACATACTAGTCAGTTTTTCATTAATTGAGTCTGACATATGATCTGATGGGTGACAGATGGACAGCTTAATGAGGCTGGGAATGACAGGGTCACGTGTGACGGGGGGGATCTGATGACTCATGCAAGGTACACCCACATTTACATGCAGACACGATGCTCGCCTAGCCAAACCTGCTGGTACTCACCATTCCCACACGTGTTAGTGTTTCGAGGGTTTTGTTTGGGCGGTGCAGTAGAGCCCTGCCTTGATGTAGTTTTGGGAAGCTTTTTAACACCCCCCTGcccttccccccttctcccGGCCACACCGGCTGCCCCGGATGACTTGGGGGGAGCATTTGGTTGTTTTTTAGTGAGGGGGTCTCGTGCTCTGGACTGGGTTCCCTTCGGATTGGCCTTAGGCTCGTTCTTTTCTTtgggaggagaacagagagggggCACAGCACCCATATCTGGAATTGACCAAGTTTTAGAAACACAGAGATCAGGTAAAAGATGCTGACGTCTAGGAAGTGTAGTCTGGGACCTTCTACGTACATAAGGGAAAACCGTGGTTTTCAAAACACAGCTTTTATCGATGGGGACTTGTATCTACTGTATGTAGTCTACAACATTCTATTTAGATGGAATATGTTGTTCAGTTTTTGACAGAATTCTTCATCAGAGGAACTTGCGGTATTCAACTTGAGTCATCAGGACAATCTGGTCTACAGAGGATGAAAGACTAATTATATTTAAAATTCATTGTTTTTCCAAGCTGCAATGACAAGCGATGCCAGATCGTTTTCATCTCAAAGCTTGGCAAAATGGCAATGTAATCATCTAAAGAGAAGTGCGGCTGCCTGGCCAAGTAAAGAGTCATTATTATTCACTAAGGCGCTCCTTAGGGTTTAAGGGGgaaaacaaatgacaaatgaccACATTCTTGAATACATAATGTCCAAAAACCATAAAGACTGCGTTCAACACACTTGCTCCTTCAGTATGGACTTCTACTCTTCTGAACAGTGGAATAACCATTACTTCCAGTTATCATCCATACCAGGCCTTCACAAAGGCATATGGACAAGAcacagtataataataataatacactttcTTCATTTGTCACTTTTTGCTATCCATGTAACCCATGCATTTCTCTCAATCCAGATTCCACATAAACTAAAGACAGCTCCATTTCTGCTCTGCTTTAGGGGGGCCAAGAGAATGTACCCCAGCTGCTGTGCCGTTTGCTTTTGAGCTTAATCAACCCCCTGACGAGAGTAAAGCCTGAagttaagaaagaaagagaaaaggataaAGATAGATTTCTGATTATGTAACTAACAAAAATGTGCATTTCGTTTCATTTGAGTGACTGAAGTGCAGATTCATTTCTCTGTGCTGTGCCAAACCCAAACTTTCACTTGGAAACTGTGGGGGAGCTAGCAGTGATCTCTGTACACTCAGTTGGCATGAGTTTGTAATCTCGTGAATTAAGTGACGGGGATTTGGCTTCTCATCGCAACTATCCACAGGGGTGATTGATTGATCTGTCATAAATGCAGATGGTTTGAAGGCTGACGGATCATGATATGAATGGTCAAACATCACAGTCAATACTAACAGCAAGTCTAACAGTGTAAACATCAAAGGGGTTTGTTAGGTCACTCTCATAGTATTAGTATTACTTTATGATGACCTCAGAATGAACTGATCGTGACTTGGATGTGACCATGCATGACTAATATACACAATGGCTCATAGAGTTAATCAATACAGTATTTATGCATTGGGAAGGTCATTTGTATACATTTATTGAAACTTCAAAACCTGTTTTAAAATTGCGCAGACAGCATTAATGTTACCTGCTTTCTCATCACCGTTGGCTTCGGGGTCAGTTTTTTTGTCTGATGCCTCTATGTCAACTTTGACCTCCTCGATTGTCACACTTGGCATGGCATGCCCATTGGGAGTCTCAGACGCCACTCCGTCATCTGTGGAAAAGAAAATAC harbors:
- the phactr2 gene encoding phosphatase and actin regulator 2 isoform X1, which encodes MADEDSFPDLKRCTRPSPVYRVRSQSDTSGFKSRILTRLRAACSVDGLEKASLANCDVVVGGTQAPQLKQKGKLSTLGKIFKPWKWRKKRTSEKFQDLSKVLERKISTRQSREELIRRGVLIADQDDGVASETPNGHAMPSVTIEEVKVDIEASDKKTDPEANGDEKADMGAVPPLCSPPKEKNEPKANPKGTQSRARDPLTKKQPNAPPKSSGAAGVAGRRGEGQGGVKKLPKTTSRQGSTAPPKQNPRNTNTCGNAKSANQRKTAATSKGSSQPSHSSSLTAKAKTAKDRGAEQSRTAESRSGKKNEPSRSPRAPKASIETESSASEGSGTGKSDQKQVSSSADEGRPQPSITEVGGVDKKGETLTTTEPEQKTVGHVTEETSFTEPQNETFSDCMEEPVANKQNGFPENATNHTPDKQGSCEEDQRPQAVNVDNPEVTVIPNNHRDSQSTDSDSDGPILYKDDTEEEDDDEEDEFTSNSLASKIKRRDTLAIKLGNRPSKRELEEKNILPRTSQTEWQELRQQIGSKLVRSLSQRPTTEELEQRNILRQKNDTEEHESRQEIKRRLTRKLSVRPTVAELVARRILCFNEYVEVTDAKDYDRRADKPWTRLTPADKAAIRKELNEFKSKEMDVHENSKQFTRFHRP
- the phactr2 gene encoding phosphatase and actin regulator 2 isoform X3 produces the protein MDHALDGLEKASLANCDVVVGGTQAPQLKQKGKLSTLGKIFKPWKWRKKRTSEKFQDLSKVLERKISTRQSREELIRRGVLIADQDDGVASETPNGHAMPSVTIEEVKVDIEASDKKTDPEANGDEKADMGAVPPLCSPPKEKNEPKANPKGTQSRARDPLTKKQPNAPPKSSGAAGVAGRRGEGQGGVKKLPKTTSRQGSTAPPKQNPRNTNTCGNAKSANQRKTAATSKGSSQPSHSSSLTAKAKTAKDRGAEQSRTAESRSGKKNEPSRSPRAPKASIETESSASEGSGTGKSDQKQVSSSADEGRPQPSITEVGGVDKKGETLTTTEPEQKTVGHVTEETSFTEPQNETFSDCMEEPVANKQNGFPENATNHTPDKQGSCEEDQRPQAVNVDNPEVTVIPNNHRDSQSTDSDSDGPILYKDDTEEEDDDEEDEFTSNSLASKIKRRDTLAIKLGNRPSKRELEEKNILPRTSQTEWQELRQQIGSKLVRSLSQRPTTEELEQRNILRQKNDTEEHESRQEIKRRLTRKLSVRPTVAELVARRILCFNEYVEVTDAKDYDRRADKPWTRLTPADKAAIRKELNEFKSKEMDVHENSKQFTRFHRP
- the phactr2 gene encoding phosphatase and actin regulator 2 isoform X2: MGQTSASSLSQNASVDGLEKASLANCDVVVGGTQAPQLKQKGKLSTLGKIFKPWKWRKKRTSEKFQDLSKVLERKISTRQSREELIRRGVLIADQDDGVASETPNGHAMPSVTIEEVKVDIEASDKKTDPEANGDEKADMGAVPPLCSPPKEKNEPKANPKGTQSRARDPLTKKQPNAPPKSSGAAGVAGRRGEGQGGVKKLPKTTSRQGSTAPPKQNPRNTNTCGNAKSANQRKTAATSKGSSQPSHSSSLTAKAKTAKDRGAEQSRTAESRSGKKNEPSRSPRAPKASIETESSASEGSGTGKSDQKQVSSSADEGRPQPSITEVGGVDKKGETLTTTEPEQKTVGHVTEETSFTEPQNETFSDCMEEPVANKQNGFPENATNHTPDKQGSCEEDQRPQAVNVDNPEVTVIPNNHRDSQSTDSDSDGPILYKDDTEEEDDDEEDEFTSNSLASKIKRRDTLAIKLGNRPSKRELEEKNILPRTSQTEWQELRQQIGSKLVRSLSQRPTTEELEQRNILRQKNDTEEHESRQEIKRRLTRKLSVRPTVAELVARRILCFNEYVEVTDAKDYDRRADKPWTRLTPADKAAIRKELNEFKSKEMDVHENSKQFTRFHRP
- the phactr2 gene encoding phosphatase and actin regulator 2 isoform X5 — protein: MADEDSFPDLKRCTRPSPVYRVRSQSDTSGFKSRILTRLRAACSVDGLEKASLANCDVVVGGTQAPQLKQKGKLSTLGKIFKPWKWRKKRTSEKFQDLSKVLERKISTRQSREELIRRGVLIADQDDGVASETPNGHAMPSVTIEEVKVDIEASDKKTDPEANGDEKADMGAVPPLCSPPKEKNEPKANPKGTQSRARDPLTKKQPNAPPKSSGAAGVAGRRGEGQGGVKKLPKTTSRQGSTAPPKQNPRNTNTCGNAKSANQRKTAATSKGSSQPSHSSSLTAKAKTAKDRGAEQSRTAESRSGKKNEPSRSPRAPKASIETESSASEGSGTGKSDQKQVSSSADEGRPQPSITEVGGVDKKGETLTTTEPEQKTVGHVTEETSFTEPQNETFSDCMEEPVANKQNGFPENATNHTPDKQGSCEEDQRPQAVNVDNPEVTVIPNNHRDSQSTDSDSDGPILYKDDTEEEDDDEEDEFTSNSLASKIKRRDTLAIKLGNRPSKRELEEKNILPRTSQTEWQELRQQIGSKLES